In a single window of the Deinococcus aetherius genome:
- a CDS encoding DUF2795 domain-containing protein — MAKINPIQLQKHLKGVSYPASKQDLVAAAEENGADDETRSMLGELPDEEYETPAAVNKALGGMDDE, encoded by the coding sequence ATGGCGAAGATCAACCCCATCCAGCTTCAAAAGCACCTCAAGGGCGTGAGCTACCCGGCAAGCAAGCAAGACCTTGTGGCCGCCGCCGAGGAGAACGGCGCGGACGACGAGACGCGCTCCATGCTGGGTGAGTTGCCCGACGAGGAGTACGAGACGCCCGCCGCCGTCAACAAGGCGCTCGGCGGCATGGACGACGAGTAG
- a CDS encoding ABC transporter substrate-binding protein, with the protein MKLAALLALLALGTASAQNTAAPSAPARTVNIGLGYLPNVQFTPFYVADKLGYFRAEGLNVKFQHGYVSELMPLLLQGKLDFIVGDPEDAVFARNQGAPVRYVMAVYQKLPVTVFSTKPLNTAADLRGKTVGIPGTFGSSYAALRAVLDDADLQEGRDVRLASIGFTQLDAVRAGRVDAAVGFVNNEVVQLRQAGTPVYTLDVTSSYPMVGSGLITLDKTLTGDLARRVVRASQRGLKFTVADPARAFRVAQPVFGTGGGTLDVLRASVPLMQSAYTRANGLGASDPAAWTKAVAALVKQGSLPAGARATTFYTNGLVSKTVR; encoded by the coding sequence ATGAAGCTCGCCGCCCTCCTCGCGCTGCTCGCCCTCGGCACCGCCTCGGCCCAGAACACGGCGGCGCCGAGCGCGCCAGCGCGCACCGTCAACATCGGCCTCGGCTACCTCCCGAACGTGCAGTTCACGCCCTTCTACGTGGCCGACAAGCTCGGGTACTTCCGGGCCGAGGGGCTGAACGTCAAGTTCCAGCACGGCTACGTGTCCGAACTCATGCCGCTGCTCCTCCAGGGCAAGCTCGACTTCATCGTGGGCGACCCCGAGGACGCGGTCTTCGCCCGCAACCAGGGCGCCCCGGTGCGCTACGTCATGGCGGTGTACCAGAAGTTGCCCGTGACCGTCTTCAGCACCAAGCCGCTAAACACCGCCGCCGACCTGAGGGGCAAGACGGTGGGTATCCCGGGCACCTTCGGCAGCTCCTACGCCGCGCTGCGGGCCGTGCTCGACGACGCGGACCTCCAGGAGGGGCGCGACGTGCGGCTGGCCTCCATCGGCTTCACCCAGCTCGACGCGGTGCGGGCCGGTCGGGTGGACGCCGCCGTGGGCTTCGTGAACAACGAGGTCGTGCAGCTTCGGCAGGCGGGCACGCCGGTCTACACCCTCGACGTGACCTCCTCCTACCCGATGGTGGGCTCGGGCCTGATCACCCTCGACAAGACGCTCACGGGCGACCTCGCCCGGCGGGTGGTGCGTGCCTCCCAGCGCGGGCTGAAATTCACCGTCGCCGACCCCGCCCGCGCCTTCCGGGTCGCCCAGCCCGTCTTCGGCACGGGGGGCGGCACCCTCGACGTCCTGCGCGCGAGCGTGCCCCTGATGCAGAGCGCCTACACCCGCGCCAATGGCCTCGGCGCGAGCGACCCCGCCGCCTGGACGAAGGCGGTCGCCGCGCTCGTGAAGCAGGGCAGCCTGCCCGCCGGGGCGAGGGCGACCACCTTCTACACGAACGGCCTCGTCAGCAAGACGGTGCGTTAA
- a CDS encoding S9 family peptidase has product MTPTPPLPGPESLLALVFPSDPQVSADGQGVFFVLSRVEEEDPARREEDFPKPRYRSNIWQSEGGEARQLTRGEGRDSSPRPSPDGGTLALVREERGEKGQLFLLPLRSGEARRVTRFKGPVTDVTWSPDGRFLAFLSTGDDEDRRDERGEARVITRPRYRFNGRDWLPERPARLWLYDVAADELREWHAPGVEVTAYAWWPDSRGVLLVSSETEEGAAQWRQEAYTLGLDGTRTRLTRWNSAIVSATPHPDGERFVLVGRPEGKGSSEDPHLFLVEQGGSWRRLDVHFENGGWDRPVVNLVNGDCHVGAFPERPMWLDGDTLLFPSTVGGSCGLFRLGLDGTVTPHDHREDGVISAFTARGGGVALIRERADRFPEVELNGAQVTDLHARLPLPARAPGRVCFINDLGEGEGWVLLPDGDGRVPALLSIHGGPHTAYGHGFVHEFQLLAARGYGVCYSNPRGSVGYGQAWSSDIHGRWGSVDMDDLLAFFDVCLTSFPRLDGERAGVMGGSYGGYMTNWITAHTTHFRAAITDRSICNLISFGGTSDIGMRFWDDELGLNFHRREDVPRLWDMSPLKHVEDVRTPTLIVHSVLDHRCPVEQAEQWYAALRLHGVPVRFVRFPGEDHELSRSGRPDRRVGRLEEYLAWLDGHLLGEAGEEGGPLGFGHHTSRS; this is encoded by the coding sequence ATGACCCCCACCCCCCCGCTGCCCGGCCCCGAGAGCCTCCTCGCCCTCGTCTTTCCCTCCGACCCACAGGTGAGCGCGGACGGGCAGGGCGTCTTCTTCGTCCTCTCCCGGGTGGAGGAGGAGGACCCGGCGCGGCGCGAGGAGGACTTCCCGAAGCCCCGGTACCGCTCGAACATCTGGCAGTCGGAGGGGGGCGAGGCCCGGCAACTCACGCGCGGGGAGGGGCGGGACTCGTCGCCGCGCCCGTCGCCGGACGGGGGGACGCTCGCCCTCGTGCGCGAGGAGCGGGGGGAGAAGGGCCAGCTCTTCCTGCTGCCGCTGAGGAGCGGAGAGGCCCGGCGTGTGACGAGGTTCAAGGGCCCCGTGACGGACGTGACGTGGAGCCCCGACGGCCGCTTCCTCGCCTTCCTGAGCACCGGGGACGACGAGGACAGGCGCGACGAGCGCGGCGAGGCCCGCGTGATCACTCGGCCCCGCTACCGCTTCAACGGGCGCGACTGGCTCCCCGAACGCCCCGCCCGGCTGTGGCTCTACGACGTGGCGGCGGACGAGTTGCGCGAGTGGCACGCCCCCGGGGTCGAGGTCACCGCCTACGCCTGGTGGCCCGACTCGCGCGGCGTGCTCCTCGTCTCCAGCGAGACCGAGGAGGGCGCGGCACAGTGGCGGCAGGAGGCGTACACGCTGGGGCTGGACGGCACCCGCACCCGCCTCACCCGCTGGAACTCCGCCATCGTCTCGGCCACGCCCCACCCGGACGGCGAACGTTTCGTCCTGGTAGGCCGTCCCGAGGGCAAGGGCAGCTCCGAGGACCCCCACCTCTTCCTGGTGGAGCAAGGCGGCTCGTGGCGGCGGCTGGACGTGCATTTCGAGAACGGGGGATGGGACCGCCCGGTCGTCAACCTCGTAAACGGTGACTGCCACGTGGGCGCCTTCCCCGAGCGCCCAATGTGGCTGGACGGGGACACGCTGCTCTTCCCGAGCACGGTGGGCGGCTCGTGCGGCCTCTTCCGCCTGGGCCTGGACGGGACCGTCACCCCCCACGACCACCGCGAGGACGGGGTGATCTCCGCCTTCACGGCGCGGGGGGGCGGCGTGGCCCTGATCCGCGAGCGGGCCGACCGCTTCCCCGAGGTCGAGCTGAACGGGGCGCAGGTCACCGACCTCCACGCCCGCCTCCCCCTTCCCGCCCGGGCGCCGGGGCGCGTCTGTTTCATCAACGACCTCGGCGAGGGGGAGGGGTGGGTGCTCCTGCCCGACGGCGACGGCCGCGTGCCCGCCCTGCTCAGCATCCACGGGGGACCGCACACGGCCTACGGGCACGGCTTCGTCCACGAATTTCAACTGCTCGCGGCGCGGGGGTACGGGGTGTGCTATAGCAATCCGCGCGGCAGCGTCGGCTACGGGCAGGCGTGGTCCTCGGACATCCACGGGCGCTGGGGGAGCGTGGACATGGACGACCTGCTCGCCTTCTTCGACGTGTGCCTGACGAGCTTTCCCCGCCTCGACGGCGAGCGGGCGGGCGTGATGGGCGGCAGCTACGGCGGCTACATGACGAACTGGATCACGGCACACACGACCCACTTCCGCGCCGCGATCACCGACCGCAGCATCTGCAACCTGATCTCCTTCGGCGGCACCTCGGACATCGGGATGCGATTCTGGGACGACGAACTCGGCCTGAACTTCCACCGACGTGAGGACGTGCCCCGGCTGTGGGACATGAGCCCCCTGAAGCACGTCGAGGACGTCCGCACCCCGACCCTGATCGTCCACTCCGTCCTCGACCACCGCTGCCCGGTCGAGCAGGCCGAGCAGTGGTACGCCGCCCTGCGCCTGCACGGCGTCCCCGTGCGCTTCGTCCGCTTCCCCGGCGAGGACCACGAACTCTCGCGCTCGGGCAGGCCGGACCGCCGCGTGGGGCGGCTGGAGGAGTACCTGGCGTGGCTGGACGGTCACCTCCTCGGCGAGGCGGGGGAGGAGGGGGGACCCCTCGGCTTCGGTCACCACACGTCGCGCTCGTAG
- a CDS encoding M20 family metallopeptidase: MHPDLPAMIADLRALVEIESPSTDPAAVARVMDVVEARARELGGVAEPLPGGTRQFSFGVGGEERPILVLTHADTVWPHGTLGEMPFRAEGDRLYGPGTYDMKAGIVGVLHALGALEGRWPRGGVRMLLTPDEEVGSRASRPHIEAAARGARAVFVVEPPVTDTHALKIGRKGVGSFGLTFHGVASHTGNKPGEGASAITEAARAVLEVQALARPDLGTTVSVGMIRGGSAVNVIPAEATLEIDLRASTVAEGERVAEAIRALAPADPRVQITVTGGLNRPPFEPGPGTLALFGRAQDIARGLGFEVGGEVVGGGSDGNFTAPITPTLDGLGAPGDGAHAAHEHVRLDRWPDHVRLLTRLLGEV; the protein is encoded by the coding sequence ATGCACCCCGACCTGCCCGCCATGATCGCCGACCTGCGCGCCCTGGTGGAAATCGAGTCGCCCTCCACCGACCCCGCCGCCGTGGCCCGCGTGATGGACGTGGTGGAGGCCCGCGCCCGCGAGCTGGGCGGCGTCGCCGAGCCGCTTCCCGGCGGCACCCGGCAGTTCTCCTTCGGCGTGGGCGGGGAGGAGAGGCCCATCCTCGTCCTCACCCACGCCGACACCGTCTGGCCGCACGGCACGCTGGGGGAGATGCCCTTCCGGGCGGAGGGCGACCGCCTCTATGGCCCCGGCACCTACGACATGAAGGCCGGGATCGTGGGAGTGCTGCACGCCCTGGGGGCGTTGGAAGGCCGGTGGCCCCGGGGCGGCGTGCGGATGCTCCTCACCCCCGACGAGGAGGTGGGCAGCCGCGCGAGCCGCCCCCACATCGAGGCCGCCGCCCGGGGGGCCCGCGCCGTCTTCGTGGTCGAGCCGCCCGTCACCGACACCCACGCGCTGAAGATCGGGCGCAAGGGGGTGGGCAGCTTCGGCCTGACCTTCCACGGGGTCGCCAGCCACACGGGCAACAAGCCGGGGGAGGGGGCGAGCGCGATCACCGAGGCCGCCCGCGCCGTCCTGGAAGTGCAGGCCCTCGCCCGCCCGGACCTGGGCACGACGGTCAGCGTGGGCATGATCCGGGGCGGCAGCGCGGTGAACGTGATTCCCGCCGAGGCTACCCTGGAGATTGACCTGCGCGCGAGCACCGTCGCCGAGGGCGAGCGCGTCGCCGAGGCCATCCGCGCCCTTGCCCCCGCCGACCCGCGCGTCCAGATCACGGTGACGGGCGGTCTGAACCGTCCCCCCTTCGAGCCGGGCCCGGGCACCCTGGCCCTCTTCGGGCGGGCGCAGGACATCGCCCGGGGGCTCGGCTTCGAGGTGGGGGGGGAGGTCGTGGGCGGCGGCAGCGACGGCAACTTCACCGCGCCGATCACGCCCACCCTCGACGGCCTGGGGGCCCCCGGCGACGGGGCGCACGCGGCCCACGAGCACGTCCGGCTCGACCGCTGGCCGGACCATGTGCGGCTGCTGACCCGGCTGCTGGGAGAGGTGTAG
- a CDS encoding phosphotransferase family protein, which yields MGSGEWGEAASAARAGVRNLGHTVREVERLPGASGNPSWRVNTAAGPFAVRLYPRAEAETAHSLARLAATLRAASYPVPGVVAVGEVGEHTALVQEWAPGVPLTSALERTPERADSLGLGFGETHARLHALPVPAEAHAALRLLHAPTVAPGPPAWLHLDYHPLNVLVEEGRVSAVLDWENVALGDARLDVARTLSILSVDPAVWSIAGARRRVLLAFRQGYLTGYARGGGRLSGLPPFLAWAGDFMRRDLGGRFTGEELGHVARWTRAWTFGR from the coding sequence GTGGGCAGTGGTGAGTGGGGAGAGGCGGCGTCGGCCGCTCGCGCCGGGGTCCGGAACCTCGGGCACACCGTTCGGGAGGTGGAGCGGCTGCCGGGCGCGTCGGGCAACCCGAGTTGGCGGGTGAACACGGCGGCCGGGCCCTTCGCGGTGCGGCTGTACCCACGGGCCGAGGCGGAGACGGCGCACAGTCTCGCGCGGCTGGCGGCGACGCTGAGGGCGGCGTCTTACCCGGTGCCGGGTGTCGTGGCCGTGGGCGAGGTGGGGGAGCACACCGCCCTCGTGCAGGAGTGGGCGCCGGGGGTGCCGCTCACGTCGGCGTTGGAAAGGACGCCCGAACGTGCCGACAGCCTCGGCCTCGGGTTCGGTGAGACCCACGCGCGCCTCCACGCCCTGCCCGTCCCCGCCGAGGCGCACGCGGCCCTACGTCTGCTGCACGCACCGACAGTAGCCCCTGGCCCCCCGGCCTGGCTCCACCTCGACTACCACCCCCTCAACGTGCTCGTGGAGGAAGGCCGGGTGAGCGCCGTGCTCGACTGGGAAAATGTGGCTCTGGGCGACGCGCGGCTCGACGTGGCCCGGACGTTGAGCATCCTGAGCGTCGATCCGGCGGTGTGGTCCATCGCAGGAGCGCGGCGGCGGGTGCTCCTCGCCTTCCGGCAGGGCTACCTCACGGGGTACGCGCGGGGCGGGGGACGGCTGAGCGGCCTGCCCCCCTTCCTGGCCTGGGCGGGCGACTTCATGCGGCGGGACCTGGGGGGCCGCTTCACCGGGGAGGAATTGGGGCACGTCGCGCGCTGGACGCGGGCCTGGACGTTCGGGCGTTAG
- a CDS encoding PIG-L deacetylase family protein: MTGPLKLLLIVPHPDDEVYGASGTLMELLEEGHPCGLVTLTRGEAGRTLGLAEGPEELARMREAELRACLDVIGLTVHEQHRFPDKSLKDQPQEPLVEVAREAMLRHSPETVLTFPPNGGNGHPDHVTTHRVVRAAWESLPEAERPRLWYYANSSPPESEELRALWLAPNVRRDVSRFVTRKLQAIACHRTQALSTVDFLRRFPGRITEETFHEVSGTRSVGSGQW, from the coding sequence ATGACTGGCCCCCTCAAACTCCTCCTGATCGTGCCCCACCCCGACGACGAGGTGTACGGCGCCTCGGGCACCCTGATGGAACTGCTGGAAGAGGGCCACCCCTGCGGCCTGGTGACCCTCACGCGCGGGGAGGCGGGGCGCACCCTGGGGCTGGCCGAGGGGCCCGAGGAACTCGCCCGGATGCGGGAGGCCGAGCTGCGCGCCTGCCTCGACGTGATCGGCCTGACCGTCCACGAGCAGCACCGCTTCCCCGACAAGTCCCTCAAAGATCAGCCCCAGGAGCCCCTGGTGGAGGTCGCGCGGGAGGCCATGCTCCGCCACAGCCCCGAGACGGTCCTCACCTTCCCGCCCAACGGCGGCAACGGGCACCCGGATCACGTCACCACCCACCGGGTCGTCCGCGCCGCGTGGGAGAGCCTGCCGGAGGCCGAGCGGCCCCGCCTGTGGTACTACGCCAACTCCTCGCCCCCCGAGAGCGAGGAGTTGCGCGCCCTGTGGCTCGCCCCCAACGTGCGCCGGGACGTAAGCCGCTTCGTCACCCGCAAACTTCAGGCCATCGCCTGCCACCGCACCCAGGCGCTGAGCACGGTGGATTTCCTGCGCAGGTTTCCGGGGCGAATCACGGAGGAGACGTTTCACGAGGTCAGTGGCACGAGGTCAGTGGGTAGTGGGCAGTGGTGA
- a CDS encoding GNAT family N-acetyltransferase: MNVTQTSFVLRDLRKPADYPDAAWVLTAANPEWPVTPELLAVWDEATDPSLFMTEAVAEVGGRVVGVGRIGHDDFAFEEWRYWGNLSVHPEARGRGIGSALYDTLLERVRARGAREVRTMLTDAPHHDSGRAFLERRGFRVTWERYESRLNTAEVDLGAFGDLLARVSQEGIELRSIAELAGDPERDRRLWELDWLLFQDVPMGNALTKRPFEAWVKQEVEDPTFAPELSFVALRPGLDDPLTGPYVGYTTLMLTPGGAYVIGMTGVRREDRGRGVAKALKVAAMRALMERGGGEIRTMNDKPNAAMLEMNRALGFRRGPTHFRYELRLGGEA, translated from the coding sequence ATGAACGTGACCCAGACCAGTTTTGTCCTGCGGGACCTCCGCAAGCCCGCCGACTACCCGGACGCGGCGTGGGTCCTGACCGCCGCCAACCCCGAGTGGCCCGTCACCCCCGAACTCCTGGCCGTGTGGGACGAGGCGACCGACCCCAGCCTCTTCATGACCGAAGCCGTGGCCGAGGTCGGGGGCCGGGTGGTCGGCGTCGGGCGCATCGGACACGACGACTTCGCCTTCGAGGAGTGGCGCTACTGGGGAAACCTCAGCGTCCACCCGGAAGCGCGGGGGCGCGGCATCGGCTCGGCGCTCTACGACACGCTGCTGGAGCGCGTGAGGGCCCGGGGCGCCCGCGAGGTCCGCACCATGCTCACCGACGCGCCACACCACGACTCGGGCCGCGCCTTCCTGGAACGGCGGGGCTTCCGCGTCACCTGGGAGCGGTACGAGTCGCGCCTGAACACGGCGGAGGTGGACCTGGGCGCCTTCGGCGATCTGCTCGCCCGCGTGAGCCAGGAGGGGATCGAACTCCGCAGCATTGCCGAACTGGCGGGCGACCCCGAGCGCGACCGCAGGCTGTGGGAACTCGACTGGCTCCTCTTCCAGGACGTGCCGATGGGGAACGCCCTGACCAAGCGGCCCTTCGAGGCGTGGGTGAAGCAGGAGGTGGAGGACCCGACCTTCGCGCCGGAGTTGTCCTTCGTGGCCCTGCGTCCCGGGCTGGACGACCCCCTCACCGGCCCCTACGTCGGCTACACGACCCTGATGCTGACCCCCGGCGGCGCCTACGTGATCGGCATGACGGGCGTGCGGCGGGAGGACCGGGGCCGGGGCGTCGCCAAGGCGCTCAAGGTGGCCGCCATGCGGGCGCTGATGGAGCGGGGCGGCGGCGAGATCCGCACCATGAACGACAAACCCAACGCCGCCATGCTGGAGATGAACCGGGCCCTGGGCTTCCGGCGCGGCCCCACCCACTTCCGTTACGAACTGCGGCTAGGCGGTGAGGCGTGA
- a CDS encoding GNAT family N-acetyltransferase: protein MNVREAESADYPALADLQGAVWPDHATTGDLLAHEDRELRDHPRRPHLWRVVAEEGGQVVGTAYAIQYPGMFHPGRYHVDVFVHPGAQGRGVGRALAGRLDGHLRERGARELLSGTREDCPRGLAFLDKQGFSEVMRFFDNVLALDEFNPAPWGDAARLPAPYRQVTLAGLLSEVGEEAAWQAYFDAVEEIREDVPCTGEATPLAFEHFRKRGEDPRFMPEGVYFALTPAGEVAAMTELYTDGVDPAKLHTGLTGARRAHRRRGLALALKLAALNFARGRGTTSIWTGNATTNAPMLALNTRLGFRPRPAWIEMRRGAVEDV from the coding sequence GTGAACGTCCGCGAGGCCGAGAGCGCCGACTACCCCGCCCTCGCCGACCTGCAAGGGGCGGTGTGGCCCGACCACGCCACGACCGGGGACCTCCTCGCCCACGAGGACCGTGAACTGCGCGACCATCCCCGGCGGCCCCACCTCTGGCGCGTCGTCGCCGAGGAGGGCGGGCAGGTCGTCGGCACCGCCTACGCCATCCAGTACCCGGGGATGTTCCACCCGGGGCGCTACCACGTGGACGTGTTCGTCCACCCGGGGGCGCAGGGACGGGGCGTGGGCCGGGCGCTCGCCGGGAGGCTCGACGGCCACCTGAGGGAACGCGGTGCCCGGGAACTGCTCTCGGGCACCCGGGAGGACTGCCCGCGCGGCCTCGCCTTCCTCGACAAGCAGGGCTTCAGCGAGGTGATGCGCTTTTTCGACAATGTGCTGGCCCTGGACGAGTTCAACCCGGCCCCCTGGGGAGACGCCGCCCGTCTGCCCGCCCCCTACCGTCAGGTGACCCTCGCCGGACTGCTCTCCGAGGTGGGGGAGGAGGCCGCCTGGCAGGCCTATTTCGACGCGGTGGAGGAGATTCGGGAGGACGTGCCCTGCACGGGGGAGGCCACCCCGCTCGCCTTCGAGCACTTCCGCAAGCGTGGAGAAGACCCGCGCTTCATGCCGGAAGGCGTCTACTTCGCGTTGACCCCCGCTGGTGAAGTCGCAGCGATGACCGAGCTGTACACAGACGGCGTGGACCCCGCCAAACTACACACCGGCCTCACGGGGGCCCGCCGCGCGCACCGCAGGCGGGGGCTGGCGCTGGCCCTCAAGCTCGCCGCCCTCAACTTCGCCCGGGGACGGGGGACGACGAGCATCTGGACGGGCAACGCGACCACGAACGCCCCCATGCTCGCCCTCAACACCCGCCTGGGCTTCCGCCCCCGGCCCGCCTGGATCGAGATGCGGCGCGGCGCGGTGGAGGACGTATGA
- a CDS encoding GNAT family N-acetyltransferase — protein MIFTVRPVRDGEWDAAGRVYTLALPHDPFSGADFRKRDAEQRGWGYTTATLVALDPDGEVVGVASYSQNPGAYHPRRYTLEVAVHPERQGQGIGRALWDALHADLTRHGAEAARVLAREDHPVAPGFLTRRGFTGDKRYFTSSLDLTAFDEAPYRALEDRLGARGVGVRSLTELRAAGTPDLAARLHALMSDVRGDVPRAEPATPLSREVFEEAVLNDPGLLPDAYLVAEHDGRWIGQTNLFRSEASPDLLTGLTGVTREWRGQGVATLLKLRAIRAGRALGGTLIRTDNASDNAPMLAVNDRLGFVRDPASVSYVWRR, from the coding sequence ATGATCTTTACCGTTCGGCCCGTTCGGGACGGCGAGTGGGACGCCGCCGGACGGGTCTACACCCTCGCCCTGCCCCATGACCCCTTCAGCGGGGCCGATTTCCGCAAACGGGATGCTGAGCAGCGCGGCTGGGGCTACACCACCGCCACCCTCGTCGCGCTGGACCCGGACGGGGAAGTGGTCGGCGTCGCCTCGTACTCCCAGAACCCCGGCGCCTACCACCCCCGCCGCTACACGCTGGAGGTCGCCGTGCACCCGGAGCGGCAGGGACAGGGGATTGGGCGTGCCCTCTGGGACGCGCTTCACGCCGATCTGACCCGGCACGGCGCCGAGGCTGCCCGCGTCCTGGCCCGCGAGGACCACCCGGTCGCCCCCGGCTTCCTGACCCGGCGCGGCTTCACGGGGGACAAGCGGTACTTCACGAGTTCGCTCGACCTGACCGCCTTCGACGAGGCGCCCTACCGTGCCCTGGAGGACCGACTGGGGGCCCGGGGCGTGGGCGTCCGCAGTCTCACCGAGTTGCGCGCGGCGGGCACACCCGACCTCGCCGCCCGCCTCCACGCCCTGATGAGTGACGTGCGGGGGGACGTGCCCCGCGCCGAACCCGCCACGCCCCTCTCCCGCGAGGTCTTCGAGGAGGCCGTGCTGAATGATCCCGGCCTGCTCCCGGACGCCTACCTCGTTGCTGAGCACGACGGTCGCTGGATCGGGCAGACCAACCTCTTCCGCTCCGAGGCGAGCCCCGATCTCCTCACCGGCCTGACGGGCGTCACGCGCGAGTGGCGCGGCCAGGGCGTCGCCACCCTGCTCAAGTTGCGCGCGATCCGGGCGGGCCGTGCCCTGGGCGGCACCCTGATCCGCACCGACAACGCCAGCGACAACGCGCCCATGCTCGCGGTGAACGACCGCCTGGGCTTCGTGCGCGACCCGGCGAGCGTGAGCTATGTCTGGAGGCGTTAG
- a CDS encoding IS982 family transposase, with protein MCRPDLSLLPIPDALRRLTVWLTPQMPSKLVHPHEKISDAELVAVALLQRIHKAPYFRGWWRMLKLNHCPHYPSEVQARTRLERLTPVIEGASVEVQALDFVAVDSEPLPVCTFKRAPRCKFKGARHGFSTSGPVYGFKLHAWTTLNGKIAQYVLRPANEHDFTVGCVMNRDWPTFGGPKQIGDKGYQSGTYLTPPKSNAKRPDPRWKDEYAAARKIIESAFSVLVGSGLRWGQVKTMASLRLKVALLVLAHNLKFFDLPA; from the coding sequence ATGTGCCGTCCCGACCTCAGTCTACTCCCCATTCCCGACGCCCTGCGACGCCTGACGGTCTGGCTGACCCCCCAGATGCCATCCAAGCTGGTCCACCCCCACGAGAAGATCAGTGACGCCGAATTGGTGGCGGTGGCCCTATTGCAGCGGATTCACAAAGCACCCTACTTCAGGGGCTGGTGGAGGATGCTCAAACTCAACCACTGTCCCCATTACCCTTCGGAGGTCCAGGCCCGTACCCGGCTGGAACGCTTGACCCCTGTGATCGAGGGCGCGAGTGTCGAAGTCCAGGCACTGGACTTCGTGGCCGTGGACTCCGAACCCCTCCCAGTCTGCACCTTCAAGCGCGCTCCCCGTTGCAAGTTCAAGGGGGCACGACACGGCTTCAGTACCTCCGGCCCGGTGTATGGGTTCAAGCTGCATGCCTGGACGACCCTGAATGGCAAAATCGCCCAGTACGTGCTCCGGCCCGCCAACGAGCATGACTTCACCGTCGGGTGCGTGATGAACCGCGACTGGCCCACCTTCGGTGGGCCGAAGCAGATTGGGGACAAAGGCTATCAGTCCGGCACGTACCTGACGCCACCCAAAAGCAATGCCAAGCGTCCTGACCCTCGTTGGAAAGACGAATATGCGGCTGCCCGCAAGATCATCGAGTCGGCGTTCTCGGTGCTGGTGGGTTCCGGCTTGCGGTGGGGGCAGGTCAAGACGATGGCGAGCTTGCGGCTCAAGGTCGCCCTCCTCGTCCTCGCCCACAACCTCAAGTTCTTTGACCTCCCCGCCTAA
- a CDS encoding arginase codes for MLLSLDWDAFSGTVPLVFDAPIWGTRDRERDRLEAWRDRAHRRDPRAEGWASLAADFPLYPGWEEVERYAGVPAAVTLTHADAWEWLQAHPGEDVLNVDSHHDLLSLSGDPGRVRPGNWAGLGLGAGLIRRYTCLYPDWHAELPVAEGFDLGRTRGEIELHLPPEVLERVTLQRMAHPGVGLPDPSGVNAVLLVQSPAWTSPAHDAAFLGLARALNAVPLTPPLDRSG; via the coding sequence ATGCTCCTGAGCCTCGACTGGGACGCCTTCAGCGGCACCGTTCCCCTAGTCTTCGACGCACCGATCTGGGGCACCCGTGACCGCGAGCGCGACCGGCTGGAGGCGTGGCGGGACCGGGCCCACAGACGTGACCCGCGAGCCGAGGGCTGGGCGTCCCTTGCCGCCGACTTCCCCCTCTACCCGGGCTGGGAGGAGGTGGAACGCTACGCTGGAGTTCCCGCCGCCGTCACCCTCACGCACGCGGACGCCTGGGAATGGCTTCAGGCCCACCCGGGCGAGGACGTGCTCAACGTGGACAGCCACCACGACCTCTTGAGCCTGAGCGGCGACCCGGGGCGGGTGCGGCCCGGCAACTGGGCGGGGCTGGGGCTGGGCGCGGGGCTGATTCGCCGTTACACCTGCCTCTACCCCGACTGGCACGCGGAGTTGCCCGTCGCCGAGGGCTTCGACCTGGGGCGGACTCGCGGAGAGATAGAACTGCACCTCCCGCCTGAGGTGCTGGAGCGGGTAACCCTTCAGCGCATGGCCCACCCCGGCGTGGGCCTCCCCGACCCTTCAGGGGTGAACGCCGTCCTCCTCGTGCAGTCACCCGCGTGGACGAGTCCGGCGCATGACGCGGCCTTTCTGGGGCTGGCCCGCGCATTGAATGCTGTTCCGCTGACGCCGCCGCTGGACCGTTCAGGGTGA